The Plasmodium gaboni strain SY75 chromosome 3, whole genome shotgun sequence genome includes the window tatctttattttctataataaaataaaaaatatataaatatataaatatatatatatatatatatatatatatatatacaatttatttaatatatgtacatattaaatatattttcccTTACCATTattcaaatttttttttatattttcattttcatttttcacttgttttatttcatttgttttattttcatttatcGTATTAGCAATATGTccttcatttttttcttcatttattaaCAGTTCTAATAATTCCtcaataaataaatcaCTTTTCTTATTACCTATAAAACCAgttaaatttatttttagtTTTTTTGCATTCAGATATTTATCTTCTTCACCATCTGctcaaaaaaaataaaaaaaataaataaataaataaaataaataaataaataaacaaacaaataaacaaataattaattaaacaaataaacaaataaataattaattaaacaaataaacaaattagcattgtataaaatatatcttatatatatatatatatgtaagACGGACTAACCTTTTTTGTCTTTACTTTGCTTCAACTGTGATATACAATACTCATATAATATGTCATCCTCAAAACCTAAAATTTCAATTAACCTTTTATTTATCCATTCTTCTATTAATGgaaaattaattttatttacatctattttcttattatatatttctgGCCATACTATTTTTTccattaattttttttccttatcACCAAAATAAGGTGTTTGTTCTGTGCTCGTGCCTTTATAAAAACCTCCTCCCctcataatatataaaaattttttatttttgaatttAACTTATTCtttgatataaatatatataaatatatatatatatattNNNNNNNNNNNNNNNNNNNNNNNNNNNNNNNNNNNNNNNNNNNNNNNNNNNNNNNNNNNNNNNNNNNNNNNNNNNNNNNNNNNNNNNNNNNNNNNNNNNNatatatatatatatatatatatatatagattcattttatattatttagaTAAGCATGTTTTGTTGTTGATATTTTTGATCCGTTATATGGATAATTCCTCCAATCCGGATGATaatcattaatatatttttttatataattttcaaatgtttcaaaaaataatttctcaaatattttattctcccattttacatttattattttattatttttatctcTTATCATCCATATAgaattaattttattcatCTCCATACTTCTATATGCTGTTCCTGTATTTTCActtattctttttatagTACCTGAGGGTTTTTTGAATGCTACTTCATAatcatcattttcttcttcttcttccTCTTCTTCCTCTTCTTCTTCCTCCTCCTCTTCTTCATTATGATTTAAATTACTTTTCACCTGGTTTATCATtttatcttctttttttatgatattatCATCGCTATTAATTTTATGGCCGTCATCACCATTTGCATAATCCATTTGATCCTTTTGATAGCCATCCATATTATCACagtctttttttttcttcttctttttaaCCTTCCTATCgacttttattttatcagAAGGGTTGGATGTATGATTAGAAATGTCTGATAAGTCTGATACTATTGATACTTCTGATACTTGTGATGCTTGTGATACTTCCGATACTGCAGCagaaatattttctaaCAAATTATCTAATGGTTCATTTAATAAACTATCTAATGGTTTATTTAATACATGATCTGATGAATTAATTGATAAggtttctttttttaactGTATGgtcatatttttattttctgTTGTGTTTGCACATTCGTTATTAGCACTTATCATAGAATTCAAAGGAGagttatttatattattttgttgaAGACTgatatcatttttatctttatttatttcattatcttctttttttatatttaaacacaaatttatattgttaacttgttttgttatattcatcaaatcaatattttctaagtttttattttttatcacattattgttgtatatatttttataagttTCATTTGCTATTctaacattttttatactaTTGGTTGTGTTTGAAGAACTGTTAATTGACATCATTTCATCAGCATCTCtcattatattattactactaatatttttattataaatattcgattgtatattttgatgatctttttttaaactCAGAGAACTTTTCAAGCTTTCCTCTCCTGGTGTTGTTTCTCTCTTctcattaaaaaaaatattttcttcatttttttcatagAGCTGATTTAATATCTTATCATCATTAATTTCTACGGTTTTActtttgatatttttttttttcttattcattttaatttCGGCCAGATCTAGGATGTATCCTAATCTGTTTGTGCTCATAAGGGATGTATAATCCATCATTTGGTAAGcctaaaaataaaaaataaaaaataaaataaaaaataaaataaaaaataaaaaataaaataaataggacaaatatataataaatatatatataaagtgtatacacatacatacatacatacatatatttatatatatcatttagtcttattttttattttttgtgtGTACCTGTGTGATTGAATCCTTTACTAGGTGCTCTAGGATCGATTCTTCGTCAATATTTTTCCTGGTACTTATCCTTGCTATTTCATATAAGGTTAGATGCATTTTTGCTCCTATTTGTAAAAGCCGTGTACATACCCTCATAGTACGTATACAATCTTCTCTTATTAGTAATTTGTTTCGTATTTTTTCGGCATCTTTATCTGGATCGAACGAAAAGACAACTTCCAGCTCTTCATCATCTAAAGGAATctacaaaaataaaaaaaatatatatatatatatatatatgtatatgtgCATTTTTGTGTgtgttttaattttttagAAGATATATCCTTTCGATGTCCTAACCTTTATTTGGGGCCATTCAAACCACACCAAATCAATTTCAGCAACGTCCATAATGTGGGGAAGTATAAGCCCATGATCTATAGGTATTAAAGTATATCTAccaaataaaaaaaataaaataaaataaatatatacacatatacacatatacatatatacacatatacACATACATAATACAACATTTTATccatttaaaaaaagatttaCCGGGAAGGCTTTTTGTCTATTGTGATGATTCTCTTCAAGATATCCTCATTATTAGAACTTGcaaatttattatttctataaaCAAACTGGTTACAAGAATCTTTTAATGTTTTCAAAGGAGAGACTAATATATTACCATCATTTCTATCTAGGTTCATTACTCTAATATCTAAGATTGcaattttatgaatatcTCTTATACTAAATTGTTTATAATCATAATTTCCTACGCTTTCTCTAGAATCAATAAATTCTTGTAATGATCCACATTTCCATTTTAAGTTGGTTTCTTTATCaacatattttaatttacttttattattaaaatgagGATTACAAGCTTCGACCATAATAGTACAAGGAACATTActaaaattattataacaattATCTAATAGATAAGCTGCAATTTCTCTACTAGCACCCTCACCAGATAATACGCCAGCACGAAAACCCTCTTGATACATTTTGCCTTCATAACCCCGAGGATTGAAAGGAGCAAATGCTTCTTCATCTAAAGGTTTAAAGACAgaacatatttttttttttgcattatataataaatagGTCCCTCCGGTACCATCCATAGTTAATTTAGGAGcaatgttttttttaaatgataatttaatttcatttaatatatcttcaAAAAATTCTGGATAATTCTTAGAACTATCAATAACACGTATAGAAGCATTTGGATTAGTATCTTTGATAGCCcaatataatttattaattctttttttttttttttttttatcatttctattattattattatctatatatgTACTTATAATACGATAATTTGGTAATTTTATTCctttataaaatataatgatatcATTTACTTTAACACCACCTGGTAAATTTAATTTCTTAATCAATAATCTTTTTAACATTTGAACATCATAAAATggaaatattaataaacTTATATGTCGACTTCCatttatttcataaaataaagtatttataacatcattttcttcatttattcTTAATGCATTGTGTGTACTAAAATACATTTGTTGGGACATCGGCAAGCTACTGCTTCccataatttataaaagaataaataattacgtttaaaaaatttatgtatataataattatgtgccactattaattatttatttatatattccaCTGATTGATTTTCTACTctcacaaaaaaaaaaaaaatagaattATCATacaaatacaaaaaaattataaaattatgaaatggtaacaaataaaaaatatatacaaatataaaaatatatataattatttatatatatatatgagaGATGTCTTAGGTTAAACATGTGTATATTATACTTCAAGGTTgtcaaaaaataaatataaataaatataaataaataaatataaataaatataaataaatactaatatatatattatatatatatatatatatatatatatatttaatcTAACAAAATGGGCAACTTCATTTAACATTTTATCAGAACATTGATATTTAAgaattcataaaaaaaaaaaataaaataaaaaaataaataaatNNNNNNNNNNNNNNNNNNNNNNNNNNNNNNNNNNNNNNNNNNNNNNNNNNNNNNNNNNNNNNNNNNNNNNNNNNNNNNNNNNNNNNNNNNNNNNNNNNNNNNNNNNNNNNNNNNNNNNNNNNNNNNNNNNNNNNNNNNNNNNNNNNNNNNNNNNNNNNNNNNNNNNNNNNNNNNNNNNNNNNNNNNNNNNNNNNNNNNNNNNNNNNNNNNNNNNNNNNNNNNNNNNNNNNNNNNNNNNNNNNNNNNNNNNNNNNNNNNNNNNNNNNNNNNNNNNNNNNNNNNNNNNNNNNNNNNNNNNNNTTTATCAGAACATTGATATTTAAGgattcataaaaaaaaaaaataaaataaaaaaataaataaataaatatacatatacatatatattttaaacaAAAGATTGTACAAGTAGTTTATAATCCTTCACTCATATCACATTTAAAtcatattcttttttccctcgttttctatttttattaataagaTATGCTCGAAGGATAAACATAcgtacatatatatatattatatattatatatatatatatatttatatatttattatatacataaaaattgatatatattaatatattttcatatgaatatatCAAGTTAAATATACttctaaatatataaatttatgaaggaattaaaagaaaaatatataaaataaaattaaacaCTTGCGTGGGAATACgaatgaataaataaataaataaataaatataaatataaatatatatatatatatatatatatatatgttatatcttttatttattatacaaacaattttataataaattatattattaatatatgacTAAAGAtgtttttcatttatatatatatatatatatatatatatatatatatatataatatatatacatatatatatttttttttttttttttttttcttatttttatacgTAAATTCTTGTATGAGGAGAATACAAAAATGTACTTTCATAAAAAGATAGatacataaataattatataaataaatatatatgtttataaaaaaaaaaaaaaaaaaaaaaaaaaaaaaaaaaaaaaaaaataaaaaaaaaaaaaaaaaaaaaaaaaaaaaaaaaaaaaaaaaaaaaaaaaaaaaaaaaaaaaaaaNNNNNNNNNNNNNNNNNNNNNNNNNNNNNNNNNNNNNNNNNNNNNNNNNNNNNNNNNNNNNNNNNNNNNNNNNNNNNNNNNNNNNNNNNNNNNNNNNNNNNNNNNNNNNNNNNNNNNNNNNNNNNNNNNNNNNNNNNNNNNNNNNNNNNNNNNNNNNNNNNNNNNNNNNNNNNNNNNNNNNNNNNNNNNNNNNNNNNNNNNNNNNNNNNNNNNNNNNNNNNNNNNNNNNNNNNNNNNNNNNNNNNNNNNNNNNNNNNNNNNNNNNNNNNNNNNNNNNNNNNNNNNNNNNNNNNNNNNNNNaataataaaaaaaaaaaaaaaaaaaaaaaaaaaaaaaaaaaaaaaaaaaaatttttaaaaaaaaaaaaaaaaaaaaaaaaataaaaaaaaaaaaaaaaaaaaaaaaaaaaaaaaaaaaaaaaaaaaaaaaaaattagaaaaaagaaatatttaaaaaaaaattaaaaaaaaaaaaaaaaaaaaaaaaaagataaagGAAAAAAGCTTAATGCAcaaatatgaaaataaatctatattccatattaataatatattatatatatatatatgtatataaaataaacctttatatatattatggaaatacataaacataaatacacacattatatatacatatatatatatatatattaatatatataataataatacattaaTGTTTTCacatataaacatttatatacgtatgttatattattatataatatttgttattatcttcttaattatatatatatatatatctttttttgAGTGATATGAATCAACACaaaaaagttatatatttatagttTTTATAGTACGTGAACTTTCTTCAACgttcttataaaaatgttcATCCATTACGctatttttctttatatcatacatatatatatatatatatatatatatacatatatatatttgataaaataataaaaattatataataatatttacatatgcaatgaaacaaatatataatgttatGATTATACATATCAATTTATgacatataaatatatatataatatcacacatacatttttattttaatttaaatatatatattataatatcacacagattttatttatattatattatataacacacatttttcatatcacttctttccttttattatattactattattttattttttttttttactgtatgttgatatattttattttcataattatgAAATTTTACTTAGccatttaattttatacatttttttttttttttttttttttttttttataaacatatatattcatatgtCACCTTCCGTTTTCTTCAATCCATCTTTCATCATTTTTGAcatatcatttatttccatcgttcattttttttttttatgaattaGTATTCCCACGCAAGtgtttaattttattttatatatttttattttaattcCTTCATAAATTTANNNNNNNNNNNNNNNNNNNNNNNNNNNNNNNNNNNNNNNNNNNNNNNNNNNNNNNNNNNNNNNNNNNNNNNNNNNNNNNNNNNNNNNNNNNNNNNNNNNNAAAAAAtttgttaatataaaataaatatataatttttaaatataattaaaaattttttttttaaattttaaaaaaaaaaaaaaaatttttttttttaaaaaattttaatttttttttttatttttcttttcaaaaaaaaaaaaaaaaaaaaaaaaaaaaaaaaaaaaaaaaaaaaaaaaaaaaattatatatatatatatatatatatatatattatataataatttatgctaacatatatttttttttatctttatatatttttacacatatacacaataatattatatatatatatatatattatttatatactacataatattacgcaaaatattatattcatataatttgtatgtaattatgaatattaatttttatataataataattatattatatatataatatgtatcacataaaattttgtgatttttttttttttttttttttttgccTTTTATcacattttatattttctcCTTCCATCTTCTTTATCcaaacataataaatatttttctttatattatctatgtatctgtattttatttttttttattattttcttttgagttatacataataatgtgtaagatattttttcaaggtgtaattatttatgatatttataaatgtatatttttaatataattaatatatgaatttgGACATTTAAGTACACATTTCATGgtaaaattaaaatatataatatacatataatatttttttcacaTTTGAAACATATTTACTTTCTTTATGTATTCcattaatatttcatatatatattatatatatgttagtaagaaaaaaaaaaaataatttagCATATTTACATTGAATAATTTTCCGACCATGTTTTTATAGTATCATTTTGCTCTCATTATgtatattacatatatatatatatatatatatatatatatatatccttcaatgaatgttttttttttatttttttacaagtgacatatatacttttaaaagattcatatgaatttttaataatta containing:
- a CDS encoding putative phosphatidylinositol 3- and 4-kinase; this translates as MGSSSLPMSQQMYFSTHNALRINEENDVINTLFYEINGSRHISLLIFPFYDVQMLKRLLIKKLNLPGGVKVNDIIIFYKGIKLPNYRIISTYIDNNNNRNDKKKKKKRINKLYWAIKDTNPNASIRVIDSSKNYPEFFEDILNEIKLSFKKNIAPKLTMDGTGGTYLLYNAKKKICSVFKPLDEEAFAPFNPRGYEGKMYQEGFRAGVLSGEGASREIAAYLLDNCYNNFSNVPCTIMVEACNPHFNNKSKLKYVDKETNLKWKCGSLQEFIDSRESVGNYDYKQFSIRDIHKIAILDIRVMNLDRNDGNILVSPLKTLKDSCNQFVYRNNKFASSNNEDILKRIITIDKKPSRYTLIPIDHGLILPHIMDVAEIDLVWFEWPQIKIPLDDEELEVVFSFDPDKDAEKIRNKLLIREDCIRTMRVCTRLLQIGAKMHLTLYEIARISTRKNIDEESILEHLVKDSITQAYQMMDYTSLMSTNRLGYILDLAEIKMNKKKKNIKSKTVEINDDKILNQLYEKNEENIFFNEKRETTPGEESLKSSLSLKKDHQNIQSNIYNKNISSNNIMRDADEMMSINSSSNTTNSIKNVRIANETYKNIYNNNVIKNKNLENIDLMNITKQVNNINLCLNIKKEDNEINKDKNDISLQQNNINNSPLNSMISANNECANTTENKNMTIQLKKETLSINSSDHVLNKPLDSLLNEPLDNLLENISAAVSEVSQASQVSEVSIVSDLSDISNHTSNPSDKIKVDRKVKKKKKKKDCDNMDGYQKDQMDYANGDDGHKINSDDNIIKKEDKMINQVKSNLNHNEEEEEEEEEEEEEEEEENDDYEVAFKKPSGTIKRISENTGTAYRSMEMNKINSIWMIRDKNNKIINVKWENKIFEKLFFETFENYIKKYINDYHPDWRNYPYNGSKISTTKHAYLNNIK